The following coding sequences lie in one Fusarium poae strain DAOMC 252244 chromosome 1, whole genome shotgun sequence genomic window:
- a CDS encoding hypothetical protein (TransMembrane:1 (o379-396i)~BUSCO:31066at5125): protein MDSTQEFDRRTPLSASQTSSSTNVNTSDHVSQEPDIMSNPKAPEIIEACKRKDLGRLRSLAESHGGFLSDTLRRQAWPILLGIDVPLDDQEDLSSTKDDSGEWKGLPRHRDEDQVQLDVNRSFVYYPNNQSDAELSLRKSELSSLITEVLRRHPYLCYFQGYHDISQVLLLVLAPAWRARVLARLSVLRIRDFMLPSFGPTTAQLRLLPDILNAADPKLRRHLAGVEPFYALAGTLTMYAHNIEAYQDIARLFDVFLAREPVFPVYIFAQIILDRRNEIFEIDEPDMLHVILGKVPTKMDLDDLVIKSASLFENYPPETLSYWRQISKYSALKTARDIEACAKQTLDEGSELFDKQVDEVHWQEIRDRVKLALWRYRRPARTVGMALAVGVLAFYLRRNPSLVSRIASFFTR, encoded by the exons ATGGATAGCACTCAAGAATTCGATCGCCGAACGCCTTTGTCTGCTAGCCAGACTAGTAGCAGCACCAACGTCAATACTAGCGATCATGTTTCTCAGGAACCCGATATCATGTCCAATCCCAAAGCACCCGAGATAATTGAAGCATGCAAAAGGAAGGACCTTGGCCGCCTTAGATCTCTAGCTGAAAGCCATGGTGGATTCTTGTCCGACACCCTGCGAAGGCAAGCAT GGCCCATATTGCTAGGCATCGATGTCCCATTAGATGATCAAGAGGATCTGTCATCAACGAAGGATGATTCCGGGGAATGGAAGGGATTACCCCGCCACCGGGACGAAGACCAGGTTCAGCTTGACGTCAACCGTTCCTTCGTCTACTACCCAAACA ACCAATCTGACGCGGAGCTAAGTCTCCGCAAATCGGAGCTCTCATCTCTCATCACTGAGGTTCTACGTCGCCATCCTTACCTGTGTTACTTCCAGGGCTACCATGATATTTCCCAGGTCCTACTGCTAGTACTAGCGCCAGCATGGAGGGCTCGTGTACTTGCGCGACTGTCGGTATTGAGGATACGGGACTTTATGCTGCCCAGTTTTGGGCCAACGACTGCTCAGCTCCGTCTCCTCCCCGATATCCTCAATGCTGCTGATCCAAAACTTCGGCGGCACCTCGCCGGTGTTGAGCCATTCTACGCTTTGGCTGGTACCCTGACGATGTATGCTCATAACATCGAGGCATACCAAGACATCGCCCGGCTGTTCGATGTCTTCCTCGCTCGGGAGCCTGTGTTTCCTGTCTACATATTTGCGCAAATCATTCTCGACCGGCGAAATGAGATTTTCGAGATTGACGAGCCTGACATGCTACACGTTATTCTTGGCAAGGTACCTACCAAAATGGATTTGGATGATCTGGTCATCAAATCAGCCTCTCTTTTTGAGAATTACCCCCCAGAAACCTTGAGTTATTGGCGTCAAATATCCAAATACAGCGCTCTCAAGACAGCTCGTGATATCGAAGCCTGTGCAAAACAAACCCTAGATGAGGGCTCTGAACTTTTTGACAAACAGGTTGATGAGGTTCACTGGCAGGAGATTCGTGATCGCGTTAAGCTGGCTCTTTGGCGTTACCGCCGACCAGCAAGGACGGTCGGGATGGCTCTGGCTGTGGGAGTTTTGGCTTTCTACCTTCGACGCAACCCGAGCCTGGTTAGCCGCATCGCGTCCTTTTTTACCCGATAA
- a CDS encoding hypothetical protein (BUSCO:1676at5125): MAFQSSVLRDGEWVTETVSFQDALKASSSVPKAASDHHTEKPACGILSRTIIESPVVHWVLPVWLRSRSNNDLAFIGDRFVQISELREDGQVHEVIRKADFGTRIRNAVVLGAPPDGPGDNSTKTEDPDVAMQDDTMAYQADVHHILPPQLLVLMLETGDAVFLFIQQHADGTLEFVTTKYESPRNLQFLGYHLAIDPSSRYMAAGSAQGAFIIYELESLGTMDSQLRHHGSFQPVKGIRVRVTQGVIHKMEFLYPRPEDDYHIILLLIIIRREANKLAHVSRMVVYDWELGDELSTVLQSEKGTLLPREHRMPLMIIPLQLNTAFFAVSEHCIGIVKNAFTGQTIFDTIETHSPGQTDLHHGASEPLWTAWARPFRLKSWWVKMDTIYLAREDGVVAQIEIDATALVPYVLNVGTINTNITTAFTTAYDLFSDMLVIGGESGPGGIWKISARADPRQVSVIPNWSPVVDLATTDTNLSWARGSTHKELSTKRKNTTNLKQKPDRIFCTSGRGPRSSLTELRWGIQARIGLEFDYDQPVRQSWMFPMEIQGERGFYAVLSLPHSSDVLHFPGDLSNASALSSDACPFDISSRTISAIQNGQGTIVQITETSTSFIAPFQSSRHSHDEVCGKTSLVADHASCFDDMIVLSSHDAHGSRLDVLRVDEMNLLHSTSFDAKGEITCLGLFKKSTETYIVAGSVKDSTPYLTIYSLDGQEMSSKTPRPNLDTADQEFLFQIEAYTSVDAISDTAEKIILVLGTRTGHIVTVKFEGDLEHSSFVIEQLGLSPANVFAISGRFNGSHAALVCCDNNLSIVTDFSTKTSKFHTKSRIWATDSNEQSLPSPPIHSAFCLENSLSGYNRHMSLMLLTGTRIILVDIWPHVGPVPRSIHLDGTPMRLIYSKQWKALVVAHLKDNRPTLSFIDPDTGENISVATNKDRQPSDYISGLGHPGDRIFGLYEWFYVKDGMTFPFIIVTTQHGRLMIVSVKAEKVEGANGPTRQLQYWTRYKKKGFTEPIYTVVGDAVGLLFCVGKVLHWEVLDLSEKRLKPMKQIKLDSPATSLRVEGHKVCALTAQHSLQVIDLEVGSEDTQASIIHSDRITRYTGHVMEMGDSEEQPGKWPVSVISTSQAGLAGVWIPWGQRNKEFEVVFEGVLPTSIRRFRKGQTRPFWLAVDRQRQYDTLFSTTDQAEVLGVSLDGSLQHFSLIGMDLWRFLRLIQNLAYHHPDVCPFARSNQSSIDDDMELDLDLELEPQSYPDMMHIDGDLLKRCFDLNALKSLVSIGDGIDLFCEYLDGIEDGIHTEGFRDNGADGQEKYIELGYKILERSSACFLGFGTSPPPQNFQKYIWLARLLRRPYLEFQLNDKQNAEMPPKKKGNKKNQQDDWEAELGESIAPPAAAANGADGDANGDDDEGGAGGLMATLRKNKEKRKKKGITEPEPAPEEPAVEEPPVQAPVEANIDDEFALPEKKGKGGKQNKQPAKKAEPAADADDAEGGRILTKAEKEKLKKEREKQRKKEQAAAKKKGGPAPKNEPAKPAVAEKEEAAPVEVAPEPEAAGGKKKKLPAHLAKLQKQQEELKRQREEAEKAEAEAKAQAEEEDRLAVEEEKKREEARALKKQKEKERIEQLKKEGKYLTKAQKEEKARNELKLQQMLAAGIQVGPADGGEKKSKPADTRRKKGRGQQNIDEEKALAEAAERARKEAEKALKEAEEKAAREKAEAEAKAAAEKKANESDIEDDWEAAAASDGDVKDSWDADSDEEEAGKEQKNGKTQEDSAEDDSEDESSEDEAVTAAKAAEAQRKREAAERREKAHQAALAARSKDNLRSPICCILGHVDTGKTKLLDKIRQTNVQEGEAGGITQQIGATYFPSEAIRQKTAVVNQDGKFELKVPGLLVIDTPGHESFSNLRSRGSSLCNIAILVVDIMHGLEPQTLESMRMLRDRKTPFIVALNKIDRLYGWKQVANNGFQDSLALQSKAVRNEFETRLEKTKVAFAEQGFNSELFYQNKSMSKYVSLVPTSAHTGEGVPDMLKLIVQLTQDRMVGSLMYLSEVQATVLEVKAIEGFGMTIDVVLSNGILREGDRIVLCGTEGAIKTNIRALLTPAPMKELRLKSAYVHNKEVKAALGVKISAPGLEGAIAGSRLMVVGPDDDEDDIEDEVESDLAVLFNRVEKSGRGVSVQASTLGSLEALLDFLKDCKIPVANVGIGPVYKRDIMQCGVMLEKAPDYAIMLCFDVKVDKEAQQYADDQGIKIFTADIIYHLFDSFTKHMDEQLEKKKEESKMLAVFPCVLKPVKVFNKNDPIVIGVDVTEGQLRINCPVAAVRNNPTTGVKEVVKLGRVTSIEREHKQIPVCKRKEPSVAIKIEMGGNQPMYGRHLEEEETLYSLISRASIDTLKEYYRKEVTNEEWQLIIKLKPLFDI, translated from the exons ATGGCTTTCCAGAGCAGTGTTCTTAGAGATGGTGAGTGGGTAACGGAAACAGTCAGCTTCCAGGATGCTTTAAAGGCCTCCTCTTCTGTGCCCAAAGCCGCATCTGATCATCATACCGAAAAACCTGCTTGTGGTATCCTTTCGAGGACTATTATAGAGAGTCCCGTTGTTCACTGGGTTCTCCCAGTGTGGTTGCGGTCACGCTCCAACAATGATCTTGCGTTTATTGGG GATCGCTTCGTTCAAATTAGTGAACTCCGTGAGGATGGGCAAGTCCACGAGGTTATCAGAAAAGCCGATTTTGGTACACGAATTCGCAATGCAGTCGTCCTTGGAGCACCCCCAGATGGCCCAGGTGACAACTCGACCAAGACCGAAGACCCTGATGTTGCTATGCAAGACGATACAATGGCATATCAAGCCGACGTGCACCATATTTTACCGCCGCAACTCCTGGTGTTGATGCTCGAGACTGGCGATGCCGTTTTCCTGTTCATTCAACAACATGCAGATGGAACGCTCGAATTTGTGACAACAAAGTACGAGAGTCCTAGAAATCTACAATTTCTGGGATACCATCTTGCTATTGACCCCTCGTCTCGATACATGGCCGCTGGGTCCGCCCAAGGGGCGTTTATTATCTACGAGTTGGAGTCACTTGGCACTATGGATTCACAATTGCGACACCATGGCTCTTTCCAACCTGTCAAGGGAATTAGAGTCCGGGTAACGCAAGGCGTTATACACAAGATGGAATTCTTATACCCCCGACCCGAGGATGACTACCAtatcatccttcttctcatcataATTCGACGTGAAGCCAACAAGCTAGCTCATGTATCCCGCATGGTCGTCTATGACTGGGAGCTCGGCGATGAACTAAGCACTGTCCTCCAGTCAGAGAAGGGAACTCTTCTCCCAAGAGAACACCGGATGCCCCTTATGATCATCCCTCTCCAACTCAATACTGCTTTCTTTGCGGTCTCGGAACATTGCATTGGTATTGTAAAGAATGCATTCACTGGACAAACAATTTTTGACACCATCGAGACTCATTCTCCTGGACAAACCGACTTGCATCATGGAGCCTCTGAACCCCTCTGGACGGCCTGGGCGAGACCATTCAGGCTTAAATCATGGTGGGTTAAAATGGACACTATTTATTTAGCCCGtgaagatggtgttgttgctcagATCGAAATTGATGCCACGGCTCTAGTTCCCTATGTCCTCAACGTCGGAACTATCAACACCAATATTACGACTGCGTTCACCACCgcctatgatctgttctcgGATATGCTCGTGATAGGTGGCGAGTCAGGCCCAGGGGGTATTTGGAAG ATCTCAGCCCGTGCCGACCCTCGGCAAGTCAGTGTTATACCGAATTGGTCACCCGTTGTAGACCTTGCCACGACAGACACAAATCTCTCATGGGCGAGAGGTAGTACACATAAAGAGCTTTCAACCAAGCGCAAAAATACCACAAACCTGAAACAGAAACCAGATCGCATCTTCTGCACTTCTGGCCGTGGACCTCGGTCAAGTTTGACAGAATTGAGATGGGGTATTCAGGCAAGGATTGGTCTGGAGTTCGATTATGACCAACCTGTTCGCCAGTCGTGGATGTTTCCTATGGAAATTCAAGGCGAGAGAGGCTTTTATGCTGTCCTGTCGTTGCCACATTCTTCAGACGTGCTTCATTTCCCTGGTGATCTGAGCAATGCCAGCGCTTTGTCCTCAGATGCTTGCCCATTTGATATCTCATCGCGAACAATCTCAGCGATCCAGAACGGCCAAGGAACAATTGTACAAATCACTGAAACGTCCACAAGCTTTATTGCACCCTTTCAGAG TTCACGACACAGCCACGATGAGGTTTGTGGGAAGACCTCGCTGGTAGCGGACCATGCATCTTGCTTTGACGATATGATAGTACTCTCTTCGCATGACGCCCACGGATCGCGGTTAGACGTCTTGCGAGTTGACGAGATGAATCTGTTGCACTCAACCTCATTTGATGCCAAGGGCGAGATAACGTGCCTGGGCCTCTTCAAGAAATCAACCGAGACCTACATTGTGGCAGGTTCTGTCAAAGATAGTACCCCTTACTTGACGATATATTCGCTTGATGGTCAAGAAATGAGCAGCAAGACCCCCCGCCCAAACCTTG ATACTGCCGACCAAGAATTTCTCTTCCAGATAGAGGCATATACAAGTGTTGACGCAATCTCTGATACCGCCGAGAAGATAATTCTAGTGCTTGGCACGAGGACCGGGCACATTGTGACCGTCAAGTTTGAAGGCGACCTAGAGCACAGTTCGTTCGTAATTGAGCAGCTCGGCCTCTCACCTGCCAACGTATTTGCGATATCTGGCCGGTTCAACGGAAGTCATGCTGCTTTGGTTTGCTGTGATAATAATTTGTCGATTGTTACTGACTTTTCGACAAAGACGTCCAAATTTCATACCAAAAGCCGTATCTGGGCTACCGACTCCAATGAGCAATCATTGCCGTCACCGCCCATCCACTCGGCCTTTTGTCTCGAGAACAGCCTTTCTGGCTACAATCGCCACATGTCTTTGATGTTACTAACCGGAACACGGATTATTCTTGTGGATATATGGCCTCATGTTGGCCCAGTTCCTCGCAGTATTCATCTCGACGGGACACCAATGCGTCTTATCTACTCCAAACAATGGAAGGCCTTGGTAGTCGCGCATTTGAAAGACAATCGGCCAACACTTTCTTTCATTGACCCCGACACAGGGGAAAACATTTCAGTAGCGACCAACAAGGATAGACAACCGTCCGATTACATCTCCGGCCTTGGGCATCCAGGAGACAGGATATTTGGCTTATACGAGTGGTTCTATGTCAAGGATGGAATGACATTTCCATTTATCATTGTGACCACCCAGCACGGTCGGTTGATGATAGTTTCTGTAAAAGCAGAGAAAGTCGAGGGTGCCAATGGGCCGACCAGGCAATTACAATACTGGACCCGATATAAGAAGAAAGGATTTACAGAGCCGATTTACACGGTTGTTGGAGATGCAGTGGGCCTTTTGTTTTGTGTTGGCAAGGTTCTCCATTGGGAAGTTCTAGACCTCTCCGAGAAGAGACTCAAACCGATGAAGCAGATCAAGTTGGATTCTCCAGCTACGTCGCTTCGTGTTGAAGGTCATAAAGTCTGCGCATTAACTGCACAGCACTCTTTACAAGTCATTGACCTTGAAGTGGGATCAGAAGACACTCAGGCGTCCATCATACACAGCGACCGTATAACACGGTACACAGGGCATGTGATGGAGATGGGGGATTCTGAAGAACAACCGGGCAAGTGGCCCGTAAGTGTGATATCCACTTCACAAGCTGGCCTTGCTGGTGTTTGGATCCCTTGGGGCCAACGCAATAAAGAGTTTGAAGTTGTTTTCGAGGGGGTATTGCCCACATCAATCAGGAGATTCCGCAAGGGGCAAACCCGCCCCTTTTGGTTGGCAGTTGACCGCCAGCGGCAATACGATACCCTGTTCAGCACGACTGACCAGGCCGAAGTGTTAGGAGTTTCGCTTGATGGATCACTTCAACATTTCTCACTGATAGGCATGGACCTTTGGCGTTTCCTTCGACTCATACAAAACTTGGCATATCACCACCCGGATGTGTGCCCCTTTGCGCGCAGCAACCAGTCTTCGATAGACGACGATATGGAACTCGATCTGGATTTAGAACTGGAGCCTCAGTCTTACCCAGACATGATGCATATTGACGGCGACCTGCTCAAACGTTGTTTCGATTTGAACGCATTGAAAAGCCTCGTATCCATTGGAGATGGCATCGATTTGTTTTGTGAATACTTGGACGGAATTGAAGATGGCATTCATACGGAAGGATTTCGGGACAATGGTGCTGACGGCCAGGAGAAGTATATTGAGCTGGGCTACAAGATACTGGA GCGCTCTTCTGCTTGT TTTTTGGGTTTTGGTACTTCGCCTCCACCCCAAAATTTCCAGAAATACATCTGGCTCGCTCGCCTGCTTCGACGACCGTATCTCGAGTTCCAGCTAAACGACAAGCAAAACGCCGAGATGCCGCCTAAGAAGAAGGGAAACAAGAAGAACCAGCAGGACGACTGGGAGGCCGAGCTGGGCGAGAGTATTGCCCCGCCCGCTGCCGCTGCCAATGGTGCCGATGGTGACGCCAAcggcgacgacgatgagggcGGCGCTGGTGGATTGATGGCCACTCTGCGCAAGAACAAAgagaagcgcaagaagaagggcatTACCGAACCCGAGCCTGCCCCCGAGGAGCCTGCTGTCGAAGAACCTCCCGTTCAAGCCCCTGTCGAGGCCAACATCGATGATGAATTCGCTTTGCCAgagaagaagggcaagggtGGCAAGCAGAACAAGCAGCCTGCTAAGAAGGCTGAGCCCGCCGCTGACGCCGATGACGCCGAAGGTGGTCGTATCTTGACcaaggctgagaaggaaaagctCAAGAAGGAGCGTGAGAAGCAGCGAAAGAAGGAGCAG GCcgctgccaagaagaagggcggTCCTGCCCCCAAGAACGAACCCGCCAAGCCTGCCGTCgccgagaaggaggaggctgCTCCTGTTGAGGTTGCCCCTGAGCCCGAAGCTGCCggaggaaaaaagaagaagctccCCGCTCATCTTGCCAAGCTTCAAAAGCAACAGGAGGAACTCAAGCGTCAACGAGAGGAAGCTGAGAAGGCTGAAGCCGAGGCCAAGGCTcaggctgaggaggaggaccgcCTTGCTgtcgaggaagaaaagaaacgcGAGGAGGCCAGAGCtttgaagaagcagaaggagaaggagcgtATtgagcagctcaagaaggaggGCAAATACCTTACCAAGGCtcaaaaggaagagaaggccCGAAATGAACTCAAGCTTCAGCAGATGTTGGCCGCTGGTATCCAAGTTGGCCCTGCCGACGGCggtgagaagaagagcaagccCGCAGAcacaagaagaaagaagggCCGTGGCCAACAAAAT ATTGACGAGGAGAAGGCTCTTGCAGAAGCTGCCGAACGAGCACGAAAGGAAGCTGAAAAGGCTCTgaaagaagctgaagagaaGGCTGCCCGTGAGAAGGCcgaggccgaagccaaggctgccgctgagaagaaggctaaCGAAAGTGATATTGAGGATGACTGGGAAGCCGCAGCTGCCTCCGACGGCGATGTTAAGGACAGCTGGGATGCTGACTCTGACGAAGAGGAGGCTGGAAAGGAGCAGAAGAATGGAAAGACACAAGAAGACTCTGCGGAGGACGACTCCGAGGACGAATCCTCCGAGGACGAAGCTGTCACAGCCGCAAAGGCCGCCGAGGCACAGCGAAAGCGAGAGGCTGCCGAGCGTCGTGAGAAGGCTCACCAGGCTGCTCTGGCTGCCCGATCTAAGGACAACCTGCGATCACCAATTTGCTGTATTCTGGGTCACGTCGATACCGGAAAGAccaagcttcttgacaagaTCCGACAGACCAACGTCCAGGAGGGCGAAGCTGGTGGTATTACTCAGCAGATTGGTGCCACATACTTCCCCTCTGAAGCCATTAGACAGAAGACAGCTGTCGTCAATCAGGACGGCAAGTTCGAACTCAAGGTTCCCGGTCTGCTTGTCATCGATACACCTGGTCACGAGTCTTTCTCCAACCTCCGATCTCGTGGTTCTTCTCTTTGTAACATTGCCATTCTGGTTGTCGATATCATGCACGGTCTCGAGCCCCAGACCCTTGAGTCTATGCGCATGTTGAGAGACCGCAAGACTCCTTTCATTGTTGCCCTCAACAAGATCGATCGTCTCTACGGCTGGAAGCAGGTTGCCAACAACGGTTTCCAAGATAGTTTGGCCCTCCAGAGCAAGGCTGTCCGTAACGAGTTTGAGACTCGCCTCGAGAAGACAAAGGTTGCGTTCGCTGAGCAGGGTTTCAACTCTGAGCTCTTCTACCAAAACAAGTCCATGTCCAAGTACGTCTCGCTTGTGCCCACTTCGGCTCACACTGGCGAGGGTGTTCCCGACATGTTGAAGCTTATTGTTCAGCTTACCCAAGATCGCATGGTCGGTTCTCTCATGTACCTTTCTGAGGTTCAAGCTACCGTCCTTGAAGTCAAGGCCATTGAAGGCTTCGGTATGACAATCGATGTCGTTCTCTCCAACGGTATTCTGCGAGAAGGTGATCGTATCGTGCTGTGTGGCACAGAAGGAGCCATCAAGACAAATATCAGGGCACTTCTCACACCAGCACCCATGAAGGAGCTGCGTCTCAAGTCAGCATATGTCCACAACAAGGAGGTCAAGGCCGCGCTGGGTGTCAAGATCAGTGCCCCTGGCCTCGAGGGTGCCATTGCTGGTTCTCGTTTGATGGTTGTTGGTCccgacgatgacgaagatgacatCGAGGATGAGGTCGAGTCTGATCTTGCTGTTCTCTTCAACCGTGTTGAGAAGTCTGGCCGCGGTGTCAGTGTCCAGGCCTCGACTTTGGGTTCACTTGAAGCTCTGCTTGATTTCCTTAAGGACTGCAAGATTCCTGTTGCCAACGTCGGTATCGGACCCGTCTACAAGCGCGATATCATGCAGTGTGGTGTCATGCTGGAGAAGGCGCCAGACTATGCCATCATGCTGTGTTTCGATGTCAAGGTAGACAAGGAAGCTCAGCAGTACGCCGATGATCAGGGCATCAAGATCTTTACTGCCGATATTATCTACCATCTGTTCGATTCCTTCACCAAGCACATGGACGAGCagctcgagaagaagaaggaggaatcCAAGATGCTTGCTGTCTTCCCCTGTGTCCTCAAGCCTGTCAAGGTTTTCAACAAGAACGACCCCATCGTCATTGGTGTGGATGTTACCGAGGGTCAGCTCCGAATCAATTGCCCTGTCGCTGCCGTCAGGAACAATCCCACAACCGGTGTCAAGGAAGTTGTCAAGCTGGGCAGAGT TACTTCTATCGAGCGAGAGCACAAGCAGATTCCTGTGTGTAAGCGAAAGGAACCTTCGGTCGCTATCAAGATCGAGATGGGTGGCAACCAGCCCATGTATGGTCGTCACctcgaagaagaggagacTCTGTACAGTTTGATCTCAAGAGCCAGTATCGATACTCTCAAGGAGTACTACCGAAAGGAAGTCACCAACGAGGAGTGGCAGCTAATCATTAAGCTAAAGCCCTTGTTCGACATCTAA
- the ANB1 gene encoding translation initiation factor eIF5A (BUSCO:50968at5125), protein MSAPNDNEHEMTFDSADAGASLTFPMQCSALRKNGFVVIKGRPCKIIDMSTSKTGKHGHAKVHLVATDIFTGKKYEDLSPSTHNMDVPNVSRREYQLLDISDDGFLSLMTDDGDTKDDVPLPDNEIGQKITKLFKEEEKDTNVIVLTSMGEECAMEAKEAPNQG, encoded by the exons ATGTCCGCCCCTAACGACAACGAG CATGAGATGACCTTCGACTCCGCCGATGCCGGCGCGTCTCTCACCTTCCCTATGCAGTGCTCTGCTCTGCGTAAGAACGGTTTCGTCGTCATCAAGGGCCGCCCTTGCAAGATTATCGACATGTCCACCTCCAAGACTGGAAAGCACGGTCACGCCAAGGTTCATCTTGTCGCTACCGACATCTTCACTGGCAAGAAGTACGAGGATCTCTCCCCCTCTACTCACAACATGGACGTCCCCAACGTCAGCCGCCGAGAGTACCAGCTG CTCGACATCTCCGACGATGGTTTCCTCTCCCTCATGACCGACGACGGTGACACCAAGGACGATGTTCCTCTGCCCGACAACGAGATTGGCCAGAAGATCACCAAGCTCttcaaggaggaggagaaggacaCCA ACGTCATTGTCCTCACCTCTATGGGCGAGGAGTGCGCTATggaggccaaggaggctCCCAACCAGGGCTAA
- a CDS encoding hypothetical protein (BUSCO:15397at5125): MWLDRLAGGPATSPGPSTPQAGRPYPKRTSSTLSPYVTSQRPGLSPRGSSLSLASNESSSSLLSSARRPNGSGLRQASTIETGPDSLSVLETLLAGLSDDRDQHEKKVINKDDLNLEADFGGLSLKELAASQPPDTTVINKRKPKTTEESEKDRANLEDLHRSIEACDDVLESVELNLANFRNDLAMVSADIESLQTRSAALNKRLENRKQVEKALGPLVEELSLPPEVISKISEGHIDESWAKMLAELDRRSNMFKKKSETEMSNAAKDLNPILEKLTLKAIERIRDFIVAQIKALRSPHINAQIIQQQNFLRFKELFIFLHKHHSTLANEIALAYMNTMRWYYLNQFSRYERALAKIKLHILDKNDGLGHEDTTRKATVLSSNRAPGPPHDAFNLGRRIDLLKTNNQAALSSYLAEEDQTTHYLEVPFRNFNLALIDNATAEYTFMATFFSPALSFNQISKNFNYIFEPTFELGRTLSKTLVGDTYDALGLLLCIRLNQHFAFELQRRKVPAVDGYINATTMLLWPRLQVIMDRHCESVRQLINAVPSKPSRAEAAKLSAAPHVVTQRFGQLLHGFLTLSADAGDDEPVVSSLRRLRSDVETFLTRHAELFGDKRKSGRFLYNNYSLILTIISDANGKLADEQQEHFEGLKIQHQESS, translated from the exons ATGTGGCTCGATCGACTGGCCGGAGGCCCTGCCACCAGTCCCGGACCGTCAACACCTCAAGCCGGCAGGCCGTATCCCAAGAGAACTTCGAGTACTTTAAGTCCATATGTCACATCGCAGCGCCCAGGATTATCTCCACGAGGCTCTTCGCTATCATTGGCTTCCAACGAATCCTCTTCGTCACTCCTATCTTCAGCGCGAAGACCGAACGGGTCTGGTTTGAGGCAGGCCTCGACTATCGAAACGGGACCTGACTCTCTCTCGGTGTTGGAAACGTTATTGGCAGGGCTCTCCGACGATCGCGACCAACATGAGAAGAAGGTCATCAATAAAGATGACCTAAACTTGGAGGCCGACTTTGGAGGCTTGTCATTGAAGGAGCTGGCTGCATCTCAACCCCCTGATACAACCGTGATCAACAAACGCAAGCCAAAAACAACTGAAGAGA GCGAGAAAGATAGAGCCAACCTCGAAGACCTTCACCGATCGATAGAAGCATGCGACGACGTTCTTGAATCGGTTGAGCTCAACCTCGCCAACTTTCGCAATGATCTCGCTATGGTCTCGGCAGACATCGAGTCTCTACAAACACGATCGGCGGCACTGAACAAGCGACTAGAAAATCGAAAGCAAGTGGAGAAGGCATTAGGGCCATTGGTAGAAGAACTGAGCTTGCCGCCTGAAGTCATCTCCAAGATCTCCGAGGGCCACATTGACGAATCATGGGCTAAGATGCTTGCCGAACTTGATCGCAGGTCGAACATgttcaagaagaagtctgAGACTGAGATGAGTAATGCAGCAAAAGATCTCAACCCAATTTTGGAGAAACTTACTCTTAAG GCAATTGAACGAATTCGCGACTTCATCGTGGCTCAAATCAAAGCGTTGCGATCGCCACATATCAACGCGCAGATTATCCAACAACAAAATTTCCTTCGCTTCAAGGAACTGTTTATTTTCTTACACAAGCACCACTCAACTCTTGCTAATGAGATCGCTTTGGCTTACATGAATACCATGCGATGGTACTACTTGAACCAATTCTCCCGATATGAGAGGGCTCTAGCCAAAATCAAATTGCATATACTTGACAAGAACGATGGTCTTGGTCATGAGGATACAACTCGCAAAGCCACAGTCCTTTCAAGTAACCGAGCACCAGGACCTCCTCATGATGCCTTTAACCTTGGAAGGCGTATTGATCTTCTGAAAACTAATAATCAAGCCGCCCTCTCATCCTACCTGGCCGAGGAGGACCAAACAACCCACTATCTGGAAGTTCCCTTCCGTAATTTTAATCTTGCTCTCATTGATAACGCTACGGCCGAATACACTTTCATGGCCACCTTTTTCTCGCCTGCGCTGTCTTTTAATCAGATCTCAAAGAACTTCAACTACATCTTCGAGCCCACTTTCGAGCTTGGTCGGACATTATCCAAGACGCTCGTGGGAGATACCTACGATGCGCTGGGTTTACTTCTCTGCATTCGACTGAATCAACATTTTGCCTTTGAGCTTCAGCGCCGTAAAGTCCCAGCCGTGGATGGTTACATAAATGCTACTACTATGCTCCTCTGGCCTCGTCTCCAGGTGATTATGGACCGTCACTGCGAGTCGGTCCGTCAACTCATCAATGCTGTACCATCCAAACCAAGTCGGGCGGAAGCTGCGAAACTATCTGCAGCCCCTCATGTTGTAACTCAGCGCTTTGGGCAACTATTGCACGGTTTTTTGACACTCAGCGCCGATGCTGGCGACGATGAGCCTGTCGTATCTAGTCTGCGCCGATTACGCTCCGACGTGGAGACCTTCCTTACTCGTCATGCTGAACTATTCGGCGATAAACGCAAGAGCGGGCGCTTTCTATATAACAACTACTCACTCATCCTCACTATCATCAGCGACGCGAACGGCAAGCTGGCTGATGAGCAGCAGGAGCATTTTGAAGGCTTGAAGATTCAACACCAAGAATCATCGTAG